In Chloroflexaceae bacterium, the genomic window ATTTTCTGCTTCGTTGTAGGTGGGGATGACGATGACCGTCTTCATAACGAAAACCGGGGCCGTGACCTGTCATGCTGGTCCGGCCCCGGCGGATGTCAACGCTTACGAAGGAATGCTTAGACGAGTTTGGCGAGGTCTTCCGCGGCGCGGCGCATGTCCAGGAAGACCAGGCCCAGCTTTGCGCCCTCGCGCGCCAGCACCGTCAGCACCGCTTCCGAACCGACCGATTGGAGAATGACGTAGCCCCTTTCGCCTTTGATGTAGACTTCGTTCAGATTACCAC contains:
- a CDS encoding roadblock/LC7 domain-containing protein, which produces GIEASAVVSVDGLPIATALPREVEEDRVSAMSAAMLSLGERIASELGRGNLNEVYIKGERGYVILQSVGSEAVLTVLAREGAKLGLVFLDMRRAAEDLAKLV